A stretch of Desulfuromonadales bacterium DNA encodes these proteins:
- a CDS encoding sulfur carrier protein ThiS adenylyltransferase ThiF (catalyzes the adenylation of ThiS which is involved in the formation of 5-methyl-4-(beta-hydroxyethyl)thiazole phosphate) encodes FLGRCPGKPLVAASGLAGFAPSNTVTTRRAGRNFYLVGDGETAARPGEGLMAPRVGIAAHHQANAVLRLLLGEEPG; translated from the coding sequence CCTTTCTCGGCCGCTGCCCCGGCAAGCCGCTGGTCGCCGCTTCGGGCCTGGCCGGCTTCGCCCCCTCGAACACGGTGACGACCCGCCGGGCGGGGCGCAACTTCTACCTGGTCGGCGACGGCGAAACCGCCGCCCGCCCCGGCGAGGGGTTGATGGCGCCGCGGGTGGGAATCGCCGCCCATCACCAGGCCAACGCCGTGCTGCGGCTGCTGCTCGGCGAAGAGCCGGGGTGA
- the thiS gene encoding sulfur carrier protein ThiS, producing MTITVNGKPKALDAPTTVAALLESLKLDAARVAVELNREILPRARFAEQELTDGDTLEIVQFVGGG from the coding sequence ATGACCATCACCGTCAACGGCAAACCGAAAGCGCTCGACGCCCCGACCACCGTCGCGGCCCTGCTCGAATCCCTCAAACTCGACGCCGCCCGTGTGGCTGTGGAACTGAACCGAGAGATACTTCCGCGCGCCAGGTTCGCCGAACAGGAACTGACCGACGGCGACACCCTGGAGATCGTCCAGTTCGTCGGCGGAGGTTAG